A single Bifidobacterium scardovii JCM 12489 = DSM 13734 DNA region contains:
- a CDS encoding glycerate kinase produces the protein MTRYLCAPDSFKESLTAKEAAEAMARGITQADPAAQVRCLPMADGGEGTAQALADATGGAMHAVDAHDPLGRPVRASYAMLGDGSTAVVETAEASGLALLAPEERDPLVAASYGTGELIRAALDAGARTIIVGLGGSATNDAGAGLLQALGVRLLDASGRELPRGGAALAKLALIDMGGLDPRLGETTVIAACDVTNPLVGPNGASAVFGPQKGASAADVALLDKALTRFAIVAERQLGVRVSNWPGGGAAGGIGAALLSFLHASFKPGIDLVIERSGLDEAAQWADVVFTGEGSIDFQTKFGKTPAGVAATAKRHGKPVIAVAGHIGEGIGELHDCGIDAIFGIAPGAASLEELLADAASNVTRTTEQIVRILQL, from the coding sequence ATGACGCGATACTTATGCGCCCCCGATTCCTTCAAGGAAAGCCTGACCGCCAAAGAGGCCGCTGAGGCGATGGCACGGGGCATCACACAAGCCGACCCGGCGGCGCAGGTCCGGTGCCTGCCCATGGCCGACGGGGGAGAAGGCACGGCCCAAGCCCTGGCAGACGCCACGGGCGGCGCCATGCATGCGGTCGACGCGCACGACCCCCTCGGCCGGCCCGTCCGCGCGAGCTATGCGATGCTCGGCGACGGATCCACCGCGGTCGTGGAAACGGCCGAAGCCAGCGGCTTGGCGTTGCTCGCCCCCGAGGAGCGCGATCCGCTCGTCGCCGCATCGTACGGCACCGGCGAGCTGATCCGGGCCGCGCTGGACGCCGGCGCACGCACCATCATCGTCGGGCTCGGCGGCAGCGCCACCAACGACGCCGGCGCCGGCCTGCTGCAGGCCCTTGGCGTGCGCCTGCTCGACGCGAGCGGGCGGGAACTGCCCCGCGGCGGCGCCGCGCTGGCGAAGCTGGCGCTGATCGATATGGGAGGGCTCGACCCGCGCCTTGGCGAGACGACCGTGATCGCCGCCTGCGACGTGACCAATCCTCTGGTCGGCCCGAACGGCGCCAGCGCCGTGTTCGGACCGCAAAAAGGCGCCTCCGCCGCCGACGTGGCGCTGCTGGACAAGGCGCTGACCCGTTTCGCCATCGTCGCCGAACGCCAGCTTGGCGTGCGCGTATCGAATTGGCCGGGCGGTGGCGCGGCCGGCGGCATCGGCGCCGCGCTGCTGTCGTTCCTCCACGCCTCCTTCAAACCCGGCATCGATCTGGTGATCGAACGGTCGGGGCTGGACGAGGCCGCGCAGTGGGCCGACGTGGTGTTCACCGGCGAAGGGTCGATCGACTTCCAGACCAAGTTCGGCAAGACCCCGGCCGGCGTGGCGGCCACGGCGAAACGGCACGGCAAGCCGGTGATCGCCGTGGCCGGGCATATCGGCGAAGGCATCGGCGAACTGCACGACTGCGGCATCGACGCGATCTTCGGCATCGCTCCGGGCGCGGCCAGCCTCGAAGAACTGCTGGCCGATGCGGCCTCCAACGTGACCCGCACCACCGAACAGATCGTGCGAATCCTGCAACTGTGA
- a CDS encoding glycoside hydrolase family 43 protein has product MTTMIKNPILPGFHPDSSALRVGDDYYIANSTFEWWPGIDIYHSKDLVNWEWVASPVNRESQVDLKGNYDSGSLWAPHLSYADGRFWLVYTDVKTYAPFKDTLNYVITAPSITGPWSEPHFLTASGFDPAIFHDDDGRKWFLNMLYDYRPGHAMFAGTVIQEFDPESMTLIGERKHFYKGTKLGVCEGPQILKKDGYYYLLCAAGGTGYMHAATVARARSLEGPFEDSPYTPLMTTRDEPGNPLQKSGHCCFLQIGDEWYVTQICGRPLTERGNCTLGRETAIQKIYWTEDGWPRLINDTISPDLEVPAPKIARNVVQNMDHSERVEFELDGVAQANAPLTSVTDPAIPPSLKTLRTALTAEEHYSLTARPGWLRLYGAQSLRSQHLQTLFARRWEAYDFDVETVLDFDPANYQQMAGLILYYDTQNWIYAYVSFDSEGSDKRIIQVLRCDHERLEYGSEAIALEDGPVRIKVEVRHDKANFFYAQGENMHADNAPWKAVGGAQPADHISDDYVESQIMGCAFTGAMVGICAQDMDAHLSHADFQYLDYREK; this is encoded by the coding sequence ATGACCACGATGATCAAGAACCCGATCCTGCCGGGCTTCCACCCGGATTCGAGCGCCCTGCGCGTCGGCGACGACTACTACATCGCCAACTCCACCTTCGAATGGTGGCCGGGCATCGACATCTACCACTCCAAGGACCTCGTCAACTGGGAGTGGGTCGCCTCGCCGGTCAACCGCGAATCCCAGGTCGATCTCAAGGGCAACTACGACTCCGGCTCCCTGTGGGCGCCCCACCTGAGCTACGCCGACGGCAGGTTCTGGCTCGTCTACACCGACGTGAAAACCTACGCGCCGTTCAAGGACACCCTGAACTACGTGATCACCGCGCCGTCCATCACCGGCCCGTGGAGCGAACCGCACTTCCTGACCGCCTCCGGCTTCGATCCGGCCATCTTCCACGATGATGACGGCCGCAAGTGGTTCCTCAACATGCTCTATGACTACCGCCCCGGCCACGCCATGTTCGCCGGCACCGTGATCCAGGAGTTCGACCCCGAGTCGATGACCCTGATCGGCGAGCGCAAGCACTTTTACAAGGGCACCAAGCTCGGCGTGTGCGAGGGCCCGCAGATCCTCAAGAAGGACGGGTACTACTATCTGCTGTGCGCCGCCGGCGGCACCGGCTACATGCACGCCGCCACCGTGGCCCGCGCCCGTTCGCTCGAGGGCCCGTTCGAGGATTCGCCGTACACGCCGTTGATGACCACGCGCGACGAGCCGGGCAACCCGCTGCAGAAGTCCGGCCACTGCTGCTTCCTGCAGATCGGCGACGAATGGTACGTCACCCAGATCTGCGGTCGCCCGCTGACCGAGCGCGGCAACTGCACGCTGGGACGCGAGACCGCCATCCAGAAGATCTACTGGACCGAGGACGGCTGGCCGCGCCTGATCAACGACACCATCAGCCCCGACCTCGAGGTCCCGGCCCCCAAGATCGCCCGGAACGTGGTGCAGAACATGGACCATTCCGAGCGCGTGGAGTTCGAGCTGGACGGCGTGGCGCAGGCCAACGCGCCCCTCACCTCCGTGACCGACCCGGCCATCCCGCCGAGCCTGAAGACCCTGCGCACCGCCCTCACGGCCGAAGAGCACTACAGCCTCACCGCCCGCCCCGGCTGGCTGCGCCTCTACGGCGCCCAGTCGCTGCGCTCCCAGCACCTGCAGACCCTGTTCGCCCGCCGTTGGGAGGCCTATGATTTCGACGTCGAAACCGTGCTCGACTTCGACCCGGCCAACTACCAGCAGATGGCCGGCCTGATCCTCTACTACGACACGCAGAACTGGATCTACGCCTACGTCTCCTTCGACTCCGAAGGCAGCGACAAGCGCATCATCCAGGTGCTGCGCTGCGACCACGAGCGGCTGGAATACGGTTCCGAGGCCATCGCGCTCGAGGACGGGCCGGTGCGCATCAAGGTCGAGGTGCGCCACGACAAGGCGAACTTCTTCTATGCGCAAGGCGAGAACATGCACGCCGACAACGCTCCGTGGAAGGCGGTGGGCGGCGCACAGCCCGCCGACCACATCAGCGACGACTACGTGGAGAGCCAGATCATGGGCTGTGCGTTCACCGGCGCCATGGTAGGCATCTGCGCGCAGGACATGGACGCCCATCTCTCGCACGCCGACTTCCAATACCTCGACTACCGGGAGAAATAA
- a CDS encoding LacI family DNA-binding transcriptional regulator, which yields MDVAAKAGVSIATASRVLNGSTRKVRNDSYVKVMEAATKLNYRPNAYAQAVAKGTAPNIVLLVSDISDPYFASVSQSVVKAAGEQGVSVTIGVAANAKAELESVRKSVATRPRGIIISESEYIDAPERAELERELRQYEASGGRAVFILNRNLPFPAVDVANEVGARAIAKLFVDSGYTRPAILKGDDNHRSSKERLAGVMDVLGKAGITVDPRVIANGRFSRTEGYAAIMQMARAGLLAPGGDAAYDGAGIDSVIALNDVMGIGAMTALRANGIEPGREVGITGFGDIPYSADVHPSLTTVHLPLAEIGQAAVDCVLADRDDAGAADSAAGNRLIFVQSAPDIVLRESLPRR from the coding sequence ATGGACGTGGCCGCCAAGGCCGGCGTCTCCATCGCCACGGCGTCCCGCGTACTCAACGGCAGCACACGCAAGGTGCGCAACGACTCCTACGTGAAAGTCATGGAGGCCGCGACCAAACTCAACTACCGGCCGAACGCCTACGCGCAGGCCGTGGCCAAGGGCACGGCGCCGAACATCGTGCTGCTCGTCTCCGATATCTCCGACCCGTACTTCGCCTCCGTGTCGCAGAGCGTGGTCAAGGCGGCCGGCGAACAGGGCGTCTCGGTGACCATCGGCGTCGCCGCGAACGCCAAGGCCGAGCTGGAGAGCGTACGCAAGTCGGTGGCCACGCGCCCGCGCGGCATCATCATCTCCGAAAGCGAATACATCGACGCGCCCGAACGGGCCGAACTGGAGCGCGAACTCCGCCAATACGAGGCATCCGGCGGCCGGGCCGTGTTCATCCTCAACCGCAACCTGCCCTTCCCCGCCGTCGACGTGGCCAACGAGGTCGGCGCGCGGGCCATCGCCAAGCTGTTCGTCGACTCGGGGTACACGCGCCCGGCGATCCTCAAGGGCGACGACAACCACCGCTCGTCGAAGGAACGCCTCGCCGGGGTGATGGACGTGCTCGGCAAGGCGGGCATCACCGTCGATCCGCGCGTCATCGCCAACGGTAGGTTCAGCCGCACCGAAGGCTATGCGGCGATCATGCAGATGGCCCGCGCCGGATTGCTTGCGCCGGGCGGCGACGCCGCCTATGACGGGGCCGGCATCGATTCGGTGATCGCGCTCAACGACGTGATGGGCATCGGCGCGATGACCGCGCTGCGCGCCAACGGCATCGAACCCGGCCGCGAGGTCGGGATCACCGGATTCGGCGACATCCCCTATTCCGCGGATGTGCACCCGTCCCTGACGACCGTGCACCTGCCCCTCGCCGAAATAGGCCAAGCGGCCGTCGACTGCGTGCTGGCGGACCGGGACGACGCCGGCGCCGCGGATTCCGCGGCGGGCAACCGCCTGATCTTCGTGCAGAGCGCGCCCGATATCGTGCTGCGCGAGTCCCTGCCGAGGCGCTGA
- a CDS encoding hydroxyacid dehydrogenase — MTESKPNVVLTMQPPELVNKLMNDTQWARLESVANVDRDVITDFHVEGLDERLAAVDYIFSGWGPDARIDADVLAKMPNLKGIAAAAGNAWRLLTPEALDGVKKRGILLSNSGYVNGIPVAEYCMAMILMANKDFFRAERIYRERREYINREVEFPTAGNYQKTVGLVTAGARIARHLMGLLKGYRLNVLAESRSMSEEEAASYGAKKADLETIFRESDIVSLHTPSLPATKGMITAKYFKMMKDGAWFINSARGAVVDADAMTAELKTGRINAILDVTDPDEPLNADSPLWDMPNVILTPHIAGSEGTELQGMGENVVNELTHMIKGEALEFSE, encoded by the coding sequence ATGACCGAATCCAAGCCCAATGTCGTCCTGACCATGCAGCCGCCGGAACTGGTGAACAAGCTGATGAACGATACGCAGTGGGCGCGTCTTGAGTCCGTCGCCAATGTGGACCGCGACGTCATCACCGATTTTCATGTGGAGGGTCTCGACGAGCGCCTCGCCGCCGTCGACTACATCTTCTCAGGCTGGGGCCCCGATGCCAGGATCGACGCCGATGTCTTGGCCAAGATGCCGAACCTCAAGGGCATCGCCGCCGCTGCCGGCAACGCGTGGCGCCTGCTCACCCCGGAGGCGCTCGACGGGGTCAAGAAGCGCGGCATCCTGCTGTCCAACTCCGGCTATGTCAATGGCATCCCGGTCGCCGAATACTGCATGGCCATGATCCTCATGGCCAACAAGGATTTCTTCCGCGCCGAGCGCATCTACCGCGAGCGCCGCGAGTACATCAACCGCGAGGTCGAGTTCCCGACCGCCGGCAACTACCAGAAGACCGTCGGCCTGGTGACCGCCGGCGCCCGCATCGCGCGCCACCTGATGGGCCTGCTCAAGGGCTACCGCCTGAACGTGCTCGCTGAATCCCGCTCGATGAGCGAGGAGGAGGCCGCCTCCTACGGCGCCAAGAAGGCCGATCTGGAGACCATCTTCCGCGAGTCCGACATCGTCTCGCTGCACACCCCGAGCCTGCCCGCCACCAAGGGCATGATCACGGCCAAGTACTTCAAGATGATGAAGGACGGCGCCTGGTTCATCAACTCCGCCCGCGGCGCCGTGGTCGATGCCGACGCGATGACCGCCGAGCTCAAGACCGGCCGTATCAACGCGATCCTCGACGTGACCGATCCGGACGAGCCGCTGAACGCCGATTCGCCGCTGTGGGACATGCCGAACGTGATCCTCACCCCGCACATCGCCGGTTCCGAAGGCACCGAGCTGCAGGGCATGGGCGAGAACGTGGTCAACGAGCTCACCCACATGATCAAGGGCGAAGCGCTCGAATTCAGCGAGTGA
- a CDS encoding sugar phosphate isomerase/epimerase family protein encodes MTWELAASTLGAPYDSMDELAKTFKATGVKQIEVAVGDEMKFTMASTDDELKAMRDELAEKAGVSIFAVDSRVQVCNTAREDDELVESLEHCLHMADVLGAKYVRVFPTAPLESSWDPDRLPGMVLPEGMNLAGVSKRGAEIIARALPTADKLGVQPLIETHDSHTNGERNAIIHYYLDKLAPGNQAGSIWDIAHPWRVGEAPAKTFEYLKPYLVGGRGVVQIKDCAFPGDQTPVLQGTGRVPLAECCKLLKDGGYTGPLSLEWERRWYPQVEPLEEALKAARKAIEALPAESQR; translated from the coding sequence ATGACATGGGAACTGGCTGCGTCGACCCTCGGCGCTCCGTACGATTCGATGGACGAGCTCGCCAAGACCTTCAAGGCCACCGGCGTCAAGCAGATCGAGGTGGCCGTCGGCGATGAGATGAAGTTCACGATGGCCTCCACCGACGACGAGCTCAAGGCCATGCGCGACGAACTGGCCGAGAAAGCCGGCGTCTCCATCTTCGCCGTCGACTCGCGCGTGCAGGTGTGCAACACCGCCCGCGAGGACGACGAACTGGTCGAAAGTCTCGAGCACTGCCTGCACATGGCCGACGTGCTCGGCGCCAAGTACGTGCGCGTCTTCCCGACCGCGCCGCTCGAGTCGAGCTGGGATCCGGACCGCCTGCCCGGCATGGTGCTGCCCGAAGGCATGAACCTGGCCGGCGTCTCCAAGCGCGGCGCCGAGATCATCGCCCGCGCCCTGCCGACCGCCGACAAGCTCGGCGTCCAGCCGCTCATCGAAACGCACGACAGCCACACCAACGGCGAGCGCAACGCGATCATCCACTACTACCTCGATAAGCTGGCCCCGGGCAACCAGGCCGGCTCCATCTGGGATATCGCCCACCCGTGGCGCGTGGGCGAGGCTCCGGCCAAGACCTTCGAATACCTCAAGCCGTACCTGGTGGGTGGCCGCGGCGTCGTCCAGATCAAGGACTGCGCGTTCCCCGGCGACCAGACCCCGGTGCTGCAGGGCACCGGCCGCGTGCCGCTGGCCGAATGCTGCAAGCTCCTCAAGGACGGCGGCTACACCGGCCCGCTGTCTCTGGAGTGGGAGCGCCGCTGGTACCCGCAGG
- a CDS encoding glycoside hydrolase family 36 protein, protein MRTTLETVSCGELSAVYRKDDETGAVELVLVPTARIDDVVRDDCAAEPLVQSKIVGDDYPFGFSQGRTMRNAKTVTDHMSYGDPVVSRNASDGSLAVVTRIDDARGWHYEHTLTMTPASGAAEIRTAVVNESNRPITLEMLSSFTLGSISPFARGLDPENLILHRLRSTWSAEGRLLSQPVENLELEPSWQKYSANSVRFGSVGSFPVREWVPFAAVEDQHAGVTWAVATTHASSWQIEAYRRDDGLSLSGGIADREFGQWTKTLAPGERFDAPYAVATAVVGGVDKASQVLAGNVRKDLKLPQSEAHLPVIFNEFCSTWGTPTERSVTEQLDAVKALGVEYFVIDAGWFDDQAFEAASRFGKWEVSATAFPHGMKPVVDRIHDAGLKAGIWFEFEVAGREEPDCFNKAEWLLKRDGLPITSGNRRWWDMRNPEVREYLAHKVIDFLKDNGFDYMKVDYNDTIGIGCETPGDPNASLGEGLYDQIQASQAFFRRIREELPDLMIEICASGGHRLVQSFMEIGAMASFSDAHECDYIPVVAANMHRMILPRQSQIWAVVREEASADKLYYQICSGLLGRLCFSGDPNGFTGRKNDIIKEGVAFYHKAAPVIDHGESRWYGLQLGSYSRPVGWQAIARVGEAGTEAEGRTLVVLHTFHDAPSVIDLPVLGRVVGVFHRDGIRVERSGRQLRITDLSDFDGVAVLLE, encoded by the coding sequence ATGCGTACCACACTGGAAACCGTGAGCTGCGGCGAACTATCCGCCGTCTACCGCAAGGACGACGAGACCGGAGCCGTGGAGCTGGTATTGGTCCCGACCGCGCGCATCGACGACGTCGTGCGCGACGACTGCGCCGCCGAACCGCTCGTGCAGTCCAAGATCGTCGGCGACGACTATCCGTTCGGCTTCAGCCAGGGCCGCACGATGCGCAACGCGAAAACCGTGACCGACCATATGTCGTACGGCGATCCCGTCGTCTCCCGCAATGCGTCGGACGGCTCACTCGCCGTGGTCACCCGCATCGACGACGCGCGCGGCTGGCATTACGAGCACACGCTCACCATGACCCCGGCCAGCGGTGCCGCGGAGATCCGCACCGCGGTGGTCAACGAATCCAACCGCCCGATCACCCTGGAGATGCTCTCGAGCTTCACGCTCGGATCGATCTCGCCGTTCGCCAGGGGACTCGACCCGGAGAACCTGATCCTGCATCGTCTGCGCAGCACCTGGAGCGCCGAGGGACGGCTGCTCTCGCAGCCGGTCGAGAATCTTGAACTGGAACCCAGCTGGCAGAAGTACAGCGCGAACTCCGTGCGCTTCGGCTCGGTCGGCAGCTTCCCGGTGCGCGAATGGGTGCCATTCGCCGCCGTCGAGGACCAGCACGCGGGCGTCACCTGGGCCGTGGCCACCACGCACGCCTCCAGCTGGCAGATCGAGGCGTACCGCCGCGATGACGGACTGAGCCTGTCCGGCGGCATCGCCGACCGCGAATTCGGCCAGTGGACCAAGACCCTCGCCCCCGGCGAGCGCTTCGACGCTCCGTACGCGGTCGCCACCGCCGTGGTCGGCGGCGTCGACAAGGCCTCGCAGGTTCTGGCCGGCAATGTGCGCAAGGACCTGAAACTGCCGCAGAGCGAAGCTCATCTTCCGGTGATCTTCAACGAATTCTGCTCCACTTGGGGCACGCCGACCGAGCGGAGCGTCACCGAGCAGCTCGACGCCGTCAAGGCGCTCGGCGTGGAGTACTTCGTCATCGACGCCGGCTGGTTCGACGACCAGGCCTTCGAGGCGGCCAGCCGCTTCGGCAAGTGGGAGGTCAGCGCAACCGCGTTCCCGCACGGCATGAAGCCGGTGGTCGACAGGATCCACGATGCGGGTCTCAAGGCCGGCATCTGGTTCGAATTCGAGGTCGCCGGCCGCGAGGAGCCGGATTGCTTCAACAAGGCCGAATGGCTGCTGAAGCGCGACGGCCTGCCCATCACCTCCGGCAACCGCCGCTGGTGGGACATGCGCAATCCGGAGGTCCGGGAATACCTGGCGCACAAGGTCATCGACTTCCTCAAGGACAACGGCTTCGACTACATGAAGGTCGACTACAACGACACGATCGGCATCGGCTGCGAGACGCCCGGCGATCCGAACGCCTCGCTCGGCGAGGGCCTGTACGACCAGATCCAGGCGTCGCAGGCGTTCTTCCGCCGCATCCGCGAGGAACTGCCCGACCTCATGATCGAGATCTGCGCCTCCGGCGGCCACCGCCTGGTGCAGAGCTTCATGGAGATCGGCGCCATGGCCAGCTTCTCCGACGCCCACGAATGCGACTACATCCCGGTCGTGGCCGCCAACATGCACCGCATGATCCTGCCGCGCCAGTCGCAGATCTGGGCCGTGGTGCGCGAGGAGGCCTCGGCCGACAAGCTCTACTACCAGATCTGCTCCGGCCTCCTGGGCCGCCTGTGCTTCAGCGGCGACCCGAACGGGTTCACGGGCCGCAAGAACGACATCATCAAGGAAGGCGTCGCGTTCTACCACAAGGCCGCGCCGGTCATCGACCACGGCGAGAGCCGCTGGTACGGCTTGCAGCTCGGCAGCTACAGCCGGCCGGTCGGCTGGCAGGCCATCGCCCGCGTCGGCGAGGCCGGCACCGAGGCGGAGGGCCGCACGCTCGTCGTGCTGCATACCTTCCACGACGCCCCCAGCGTGATCGACCTGCCGGTGCTCGGCCGGGTCGTCGGCGTCTTCCACCGCGACGGCATCCGGGTCGAGCGTTCCGGCCGCCAGCTGCGCATCACCGACCTGTCCGACTTCGACGGCGTCGCCGTCCTGCTGGAATAG